The window CTTTCTAAGTTTTGACATTGCCaccaaaaaaattgtatttttattcttatttttcgATAGATCAGTTCGACCTTAAAGATGGGAGTAAGTAGTAAAagcttaaaattattttatacttttcgacagatttatcaaatcactgaaattttttaactatttttttataaaagattaaatacGTGTTATTAGTAAGTCGACAAGGGAAAGTACGTCTTGCAAAGTGGTTTAATACTCTCTCACCAaaagaaaagcaaaaaatcattaaagaaGTTACACAAATGGTACTTTCAAGACGTACAAAAATGTgtaattttttagaatataaagGTTAGgtgctttaattttaatttatttattaactttgtatcaaatttgttattaaaatttattcgaTTGGACAAATAACATGAATTCTGTTCGTAGatgaaaaaattgtatatcGAAGGTATTATCGAATAATAATTCAGTACTAATTCCGCTTATAAATAGgtattttagtatttaatttaatccaattttctttttcaattaatttagatatGCAAGTTTATTTTTCGTTACGGGTATTTCGGCCACCGATAATGAACTTATAACACTTGAGATTATTCATCGTTATGTTGAAATCCTAGATCGATATTTTGGAAATGTATGCtttcagaaataaattatttatatctttgaCCTTTTTGATCTAATAAACTTCTTTAATTCTTATTATGTTAGGTTTGTGAacttgatttgatttttaatttccaaaaggtaaataatttattgtttatttcgTTTCGATTCTTGTTATTCTtgttttttaaac of the Rhizophagus irregularis chromosome 3, complete sequence genome contains:
- a CDS encoding AP-1 adaptor complex sigma subunit Aps1; translated protein: MGIKYVLLVSRQGKVRLAKWFNTLSPKEKQKIIKEVTQMVLSRRTKMCNFLEYKDEKIVYRRYASLFFVTGISATDNELITLEIIHRYVEILDRYFGNVCELDLIFNFQKAYFVLDELIIAGEMQESSKKSVLKVVSQQDQLEEGENSEKGWPEK